The following are encoded in a window of Alphaproteobacteria bacterium genomic DNA:
- a CDS encoding DUF938 domain-containing protein encodes MSLRHAPATLRNREPILAVLRRVLPRVGTVLEIGSGSGEHAAFFAAALAPLRWQPSDVGARDFASIAGWAREHGATTVEAPLVLDAASDAWPVRRAEAMFSANVIHIAPWTVTEGMLRGAGRVLPADAPLVLYGPFMRDGRHTARSNAAFDAELRRQDLSWGIRDLAEVRAGAATHGLALDEIVEMPANNLTVVFRKGLGSPAAA; translated from the coding sequence ATGAGCCTGCGCCACGCACCCGCCACCCTGCGCAATCGCGAGCCGATCCTCGCGGTGCTGCGCCGCGTGCTGCCGCGAGTGGGCACCGTGCTGGAGATCGGCTCGGGCAGCGGCGAGCATGCCGCCTTCTTCGCCGCCGCGCTGGCGCCGCTGCGCTGGCAGCCGAGCGATGTCGGCGCCCGCGACTTCGCCAGCATCGCCGGATGGGCGCGCGAGCATGGCGCGACGACGGTCGAAGCGCCTCTCGTGCTCGATGCCGCATCCGATGCGTGGCCGGTGCGTCGCGCCGAGGCGATGTTCAGCGCCAATGTCATCCACATCGCGCCATGGACCGTGACCGAAGGCATGCTGCGCGGCGCCGGCCGGGTGCTGCCGGCCGATGCGCCGCTCGTGCTCTACGGTCCGTTCATGCGCGACGGCCGGCACACCGCGCGATCGAACGCGGCGTTCGATGCCGAGCTGCGGCGCCAGGATCTGTCATGGGGCATCCGCGACCTCGCCGAGGTGCGCGCCGGCGCGGCGACGCATGGGCTGGCGCTCGACGAGATCGTCGAGATGCCCGCCAACAATCTCACGGTGGTGTTCAGAAAAGGTTTGGGATCGCCCGCTGCCGCCTGA
- a CDS encoding chemotaxis protein CheB: MRHPAGIHDIAVIGGSAGSLEVLQRIVANLPEDLPAAIFVVVHTGAVSHLARILDRVSALPVMEAANGAVFEPGHIYVATPDRHLMLHDDHILLRRGPRENLSRPAIDPLFRSAAATFGSHVIGVVLSGALSDGTAGLKAIKRCGGLAVVQDPADAMVPHMPQSAMRHVEIDHVADADALGPLLARLVRQPAGPTPEIPFDIRLETAIAAQELADMKVDDMLGTPSRFTCPECHGALWEIEDNGMLRYRCHVGHAYNADTVLSSQGAEADRLLGTLLRSHQERAALARRMSAHEREQGRDGLADHLAERALDYSRDVQLIMELMRDGGGTAEMLPSAQSGGTTRDEQEA, from the coding sequence ATGCGGCATCCCGCCGGCATACACGACATTGCGGTCATCGGTGGATCGGCCGGCAGCCTGGAGGTACTGCAGCGCATTGTGGCGAATCTGCCGGAAGACCTGCCGGCGGCGATCTTCGTCGTCGTGCACACCGGTGCCGTGAGCCACCTCGCCCGCATCCTGGACCGAGTGAGTGCCCTGCCTGTCATGGAGGCCGCCAACGGCGCGGTCTTTGAGCCCGGGCACATCTACGTCGCGACGCCTGACCGCCATTTGATGCTGCACGACGATCACATCCTGCTGCGCCGCGGCCCGCGCGAGAACCTGTCACGGCCGGCGATCGACCCGCTGTTCCGCTCGGCCGCCGCCACCTTCGGCAGCCACGTGATCGGTGTGGTGCTGTCCGGCGCCTTGTCCGACGGCACCGCCGGCCTGAAGGCGATCAAGCGTTGCGGCGGCCTGGCCGTGGTGCAGGATCCGGCCGACGCCATGGTGCCGCACATGCCGCAAAGCGCGATGCGCCACGTCGAGATTGATCACGTCGCCGATGCCGATGCCCTGGGCCCGCTGCTGGCGAGGCTGGTGCGGCAGCCCGCCGGGCCGACGCCGGAGATCCCGTTCGACATCAGGCTGGAAACCGCCATCGCGGCACAGGAGTTGGCCGACATGAAAGTCGACGACATGCTGGGTACGCCCTCGCGCTTCACCTGTCCCGAATGCCACGGCGCTTTGTGGGAGATCGAGGACAACGGCATGCTTCGATATCGCTGCCATGTCGGGCACGCCTACAACGCCGATACGGTGCTGAGCTCGCAGGGCGCCGAGGCCGACCGCCTTCTCGGCACGCTGCTTCGCTCGCACCAGGAGCGCGCCGCGCTGGCCCGGCGCATGTCCGCCCACGAGCGCGAGCAGGGCCGCGACGGGCTCGCCGATCACCTGGCCGAGCGTGCCCTGGACTACAGCCGCGATGTTCAGCTCATCATGGAACTGATGCGCGATGGCGGTGGGACCGCCGAAATGCTACCCAGTGCCCAGAGCGGGGGCACCACGCGCGATGAGCAGGAAGCCTAG
- a CDS encoding Rieske 2Fe-2S domain-containing protein — translation MTSSAEGAELTRTGPGTPMGQLMREYWIPALKSAELERDGDPVRLMLLGEKLIAFRDSAGRVGVMDHRCPHRCASLFLGRNEEGGLRCLYHGWKFDASGQCIDMPSVPPEQDFKHKVRAAAYRTLERAGLVWVYMGARAEAPPLPGLQILDAPDDEINVSMVRRDCNYLQAIEGEIDTAHFGYLHGGHVDPARLSEDEPLFHTVNIRAPQYSVADVPWGTQYGAYRSAGEGRTYWRFANFLFPFWTQAPNGEFDSHAHGRAWVPLDDHHTMYVFIWWKRATSAMSLPQPAYRDGTPIGGTGRGNRLLPNTTDWLGRWRMADNEANDWGMDRRAQRSSAIYSGIDGIHLQDQAITESMGPIVDHTREHLGPSDQMITRTRRRLLMAVRALSNAGTLPPGVEDGGVYRGARSGYFVSDDQGAWREVYDRRLAAAARPTSPSARAAE, via the coding sequence ATGACAAGCTCGGCCGAAGGCGCGGAACTCACCCGGACCGGTCCCGGCACGCCCATGGGCCAGCTCATGCGCGAATACTGGATTCCGGCGCTCAAATCCGCCGAGCTCGAGCGCGACGGCGATCCTGTGCGCCTGATGCTGCTGGGCGAGAAGCTGATCGCCTTTCGCGATAGCGCCGGCCGGGTCGGCGTCATGGACCATCGCTGCCCGCATCGCTGCGCCTCGCTGTTCCTCGGACGCAACGAGGAGGGCGGCCTGCGCTGCCTCTATCACGGCTGGAAGTTCGATGCCTCGGGGCAGTGCATCGACATGCCGAGCGTGCCGCCGGAGCAGGATTTCAAGCACAAGGTCAGGGCCGCCGCCTACCGCACGCTCGAGCGGGCTGGGCTGGTCTGGGTCTACATGGGCGCGCGCGCCGAGGCGCCGCCGCTGCCGGGCCTGCAGATCCTCGACGCGCCCGACGACGAGATCAACGTCAGCATGGTCCGGCGCGACTGCAACTACCTGCAGGCGATCGAGGGCGAGATCGACACGGCGCATTTCGGCTACCTGCATGGCGGCCACGTCGATCCCGCCAGGCTGAGCGAGGACGAACCGCTGTTCCACACCGTCAACATCCGCGCGCCGCAGTACAGCGTCGCCGACGTGCCCTGGGGCACGCAGTACGGCGCCTACCGATCGGCGGGAGAGGGCAGGACCTACTGGCGCTTCGCCAACTTCCTGTTTCCCTTCTGGACGCAGGCGCCCAACGGCGAGTTCGATAGCCATGCCCATGGCCGCGCCTGGGTGCCGCTCGACGACCATCACACGATGTACGTCTTCATCTGGTGGAAGCGCGCCACCTCGGCGATGTCGCTGCCCCAGCCGGCCTACCGCGACGGCACGCCGATCGGCGGCACCGGTCGCGGCAACCGGCTGCTGCCCAACACCACCGACTGGCTCGGGCGCTGGCGCATGGCCGACAACGAGGCCAACGACTGGGGAATGGACCGCCGCGCGCAGCGCAGCAGCGCGATCTACAGCGGCATCGACGGCATCCACCTGCAGGACCAGGCGATCACCGAGAGCATGGGGCCGATCGTCGATCACACGCGCGAGCATCTCGGCCCGTCCGACCAGATGATCACGCGCACGCGGCGGCGCCTGCTGATGGCCGTTCGCGCGCTCAGCAATGCGGGCACCCTGCCGCCCGGCGTCGAGGATGGCGGCGTCTATCGCGGCGCGCGCAGTGGCTATTTCGTCAGCGACGATCAGGGCGCGTGGCGCGAGGTGTATGACCGGCGGCTAGCCGCCGCCGCGCGGCCCACGAGCCCGTCCGCGCGCGCAGCGGAGTAG
- a CDS encoding alcohol dehydrogenase catalytic domain-containing protein produces MKMRAAVLTTCSAPQPFARSKPLSIEEIELDPPGEGEVLVKVGGAGLCHSDLSIINGDRPRPVPMVPGHEGSGEIVEVGAGVHDVKVGDHICFTFNVSCGRCRRCLEGRPYICERSVAPRAAGALLSGAQRLKRGGQFIGHASGVSCFAEYAVVDRGSVVVIDRSLPLDVAALFGCAVVTGVGAVVNTAQIRPGSTVAVVGLGGVGLSGLLGAVLAGAGRIIAIDLSDEKLGLARQLGATDTVNAGEADHVQQVHDLTSGGVDYAFDFAGTIKAMETAYMVTRWGGTTVSAGLSPNAAKFSFAQSVLVSEEKTIKGSYMGSCVPVRDIPRFIGLYQQGRLPVDRMVSRRVSLEEMNEGFDRLQAVATVRQLLVPHGAA; encoded by the coding sequence ATGAAGATGCGCGCCGCCGTGCTGACCACCTGTTCCGCGCCGCAGCCTTTCGCCAGGAGCAAGCCGCTCAGCATCGAGGAGATCGAGCTCGATCCGCCGGGCGAGGGCGAGGTTCTGGTCAAGGTCGGGGGCGCCGGGCTCTGCCACTCCGACCTGTCGATCATCAACGGCGATCGGCCGCGGCCGGTGCCGATGGTGCCGGGCCACGAGGGTTCGGGCGAGATCGTCGAGGTCGGCGCCGGCGTGCACGATGTGAAAGTCGGCGACCATATCTGCTTCACCTTCAACGTCAGCTGCGGCCGCTGCCGGCGCTGCCTTGAGGGACGGCCGTACATCTGCGAGCGCTCGGTGGCGCCGCGCGCCGCCGGCGCGCTGCTCTCGGGCGCCCAGCGACTGAAGCGCGGCGGCCAGTTCATCGGCCATGCCTCGGGCGTCTCGTGCTTCGCCGAGTACGCCGTGGTCGATCGCGGCTCGGTCGTGGTGATCGACCGCTCGCTGCCGCTCGACGTCGCCGCGCTGTTCGGCTGCGCCGTGGTCACGGGCGTGGGCGCCGTGGTCAACACCGCGCAGATCCGGCCGGGCAGCACCGTCGCGGTGGTCGGCCTGGGCGGCGTCGGCCTCAGCGGCCTGTTGGGTGCGGTGCTGGCGGGTGCGGGACGTATCATCGCCATCGACCTGTCGGACGAGAAGCTCGGCCTGGCGCGCCAGCTGGGCGCCACCGACACGGTCAACGCCGGCGAGGCCGACCACGTGCAGCAGGTGCACGACCTGACCTCAGGCGGCGTCGACTACGCCTTCGACTTCGCGGGCACGATCAAGGCGATGGAGACGGCGTACATGGTGACGCGCTGGGGCGGCACGACGGTGAGCGCCGGGCTGTCGCCCAACGCCGCCAAGTTCTCGTTCGCGCAGAGCGTCCTGGTCAGCGAGGAGAAGACCATCAAGGGCAGCTACATGGGCAGCTGCGTGCCGGTGCGCGACATCCCGCGCTTCATCGGCCTGTACCAGCAGGGCAGGCTGCCGGTCGACCGCATGGTCAGCCGCCGCGTCTCGCTCGAGGAGATGAACGAGGGCTTCGACCGGCTGCAGGCGGTGGCGACGGTGCGCCAGCTTCTGGTGCCGCACGGGGCGGCGTGA
- a CDS encoding PAS domain-containing protein codes for MVNLPVVGIGASAGGIGALEALLPILKPDSGIAYVIVQHLDPSHASVLPGLLDRTADLPVVEAGDGMSIEPDHIYIIPPNKTLTIADDRLHLGPVTEQRGLRTPIDAFLLSLAAAKGENAACVILSGTGSDGTIGLRAIKEHGGLTLAQDGAEYDGMMRSAVRTGMVDFVLPIDEIAAKLTDYFQHLTRIDGRKGPDGVLQETVDHLSQITTLLRLRTGHDFTGYKDKTVARRVQRRMQVLQIDQIPEFIERLRKEPQELDALLQDLLIGVTNFFRDPAAFEALEREVIAALFHGKGPDDSVRVWVPGCSTGEEAYSIAILLREHMPKTQAAPRLQIFASDIDEQSLQIARVGRYPSTIARDVSPARLERHFVREDGSYRIASDLREICLFSAHNLLRDAPFSKLDLVSCRNLLIYLTPDLQNRLIPLFHYALNDPGFLFLGTSENVTRHSRMFSTVDKTHRIFRRRPQIDRRLPEFPLTTPDIARRRLAPGDRVQVAQEPIQTLAERQLLERFAPAYVVINADGDLLHGSARTGKYLELAPGAPRIDIFSMARQGLRPDLRAAVHKAVSTGQTVTQRNVAVGTNGGRQSLDLIIHPIRPGPAHDPLFMVIFQDVGGIKTAAEEELSVAGEDLESAGLRQIEQELRATKERLQTTTEELESSNEELKSGNEELSSMNEELQSANEELETSKEELQSINEELQTVNAELNARVDELSRANSDVANLLESTQIATIFLDRNLSVKNFTPAAKDLFRLVESDTGRPITHVRARFELDSVQEDAERVMRTLATIERQVQSTHNDTRYVMRMMPYRTVDNVIGGVVITFMDVTRITAAEARIGELTTDLRNRVQSLETLLNLLPVGILIMEDNRSERVRVNRYGAHLLGQNGEDFEAGGPRPVTTALRVFEGDRELRPAEHPLQRAAQSGQAVPGFEGHLVRADGSRVDVMMSATPLFGEAGQVRGGIAALVDISERKAAEAHQRVLLYELQHRVKNIITTIGALASRMMKSSESLTDFSEAFLGRLRAMASTHDLLSRTNWTGASLRAVIGTALQGHVEKDSADVALHGTDLRLTPGAAATLGMVFYELATNAAKYGSLSKNGGRVDVAWRPVDANGSMTLSWTESDGPPVNGPLVDGFGTVFVKRSVEFELQGTASMEPSSTGVRWSIEFPAKGNIQGN; via the coding sequence GTGGTCAATCTCCCGGTCGTCGGCATCGGCGCCTCGGCCGGCGGCATCGGCGCCCTCGAGGCGCTGCTGCCGATCCTCAAGCCGGACAGCGGCATCGCCTACGTCATCGTCCAGCACCTCGATCCGTCGCACGCCAGCGTCCTGCCCGGCCTGCTCGATCGCACCGCGGACCTGCCGGTGGTCGAGGCAGGCGATGGCATGAGCATCGAGCCGGATCACATCTACATCATCCCGCCCAACAAGACGCTGACCATCGCCGACGACCGCCTGCATCTTGGACCGGTGACCGAGCAGCGCGGCTTGCGCACGCCGATCGATGCGTTCCTGCTGTCGCTGGCGGCCGCCAAGGGCGAGAACGCCGCCTGCGTCATCCTTTCGGGCACCGGCAGCGACGGCACCATCGGCCTGCGCGCGATCAAGGAGCATGGCGGCCTGACCCTCGCCCAGGACGGCGCTGAGTACGACGGCATGATGCGCAGCGCCGTGCGCACGGGCATGGTCGACTTCGTCCTGCCGATCGACGAGATCGCGGCCAAGCTCACCGACTACTTCCAGCACCTCACGCGCATCGATGGCCGCAAAGGCCCCGATGGCGTCCTGCAGGAGACCGTCGACCACCTTTCGCAGATCACCACTCTGCTGCGCCTGCGCACCGGGCACGACTTCACCGGCTACAAGGACAAGACAGTGGCGCGCCGCGTGCAGCGGCGCATGCAGGTACTGCAGATCGATCAGATCCCCGAGTTCATCGAGCGCCTGCGCAAGGAGCCGCAGGAGCTCGACGCGCTGTTGCAGGACCTGCTGATCGGTGTCACCAACTTCTTCCGCGACCCGGCTGCCTTCGAGGCTCTGGAGCGCGAGGTCATTGCGGCGCTGTTCCACGGCAAGGGGCCGGACGATTCCGTGCGCGTCTGGGTGCCCGGCTGCTCGACCGGCGAGGAGGCCTACTCCATCGCCATCCTGCTGCGCGAACACATGCCCAAGACGCAGGCCGCGCCCAGGCTGCAGATCTTCGCCAGCGACATCGACGAGCAGTCGCTGCAGATCGCGCGCGTCGGCCGCTACCCCTCGACGATCGCACGCGACGTCTCGCCAGCGCGGCTGGAACGGCATTTCGTGCGCGAGGACGGCAGCTACCGCATCGCCAGCGACCTGCGCGAAATCTGCCTGTTCTCGGCGCACAACCTGCTGCGTGACGCGCCGTTCTCCAAGCTCGACCTCGTCAGCTGCCGCAACCTGCTGATCTACCTGACGCCCGATCTGCAGAACCGGCTGATTCCCCTGTTCCACTACGCGCTCAACGATCCCGGCTTCCTGTTCCTCGGCACGTCGGAGAATGTCACGCGTCATTCGCGGATGTTCTCGACCGTCGACAAGACGCACCGCATCTTCCGCCGGCGCCCGCAGATCGACCGCCGGCTGCCCGAGTTCCCGCTGACCACGCCGGACATCGCGCGCCGGCGCCTCGCGCCCGGCGACCGCGTACAGGTCGCGCAGGAGCCGATCCAGACCCTGGCTGAGCGGCAGCTCCTGGAGCGCTTTGCGCCGGCCTACGTCGTGATCAACGCCGACGGTGACCTGCTGCACGGCTCGGCGCGCACCGGCAAGTACCTGGAGCTGGCGCCGGGCGCGCCGCGTATCGACATCTTCAGCATGGCGCGCCAGGGCCTGCGGCCGGACCTGCGCGCCGCGGTGCACAAGGCGGTCAGCACCGGCCAGACCGTGACCCAGCGCAATGTCGCGGTCGGCACCAATGGCGGTCGCCAGTCGCTCGACCTGATCATTCACCCGATCCGGCCCGGGCCTGCCCACGATCCGCTCTTCATGGTGATCTTCCAGGACGTCGGCGGCATCAAGACCGCGGCGGAGGAAGAGCTGTCGGTGGCGGGCGAAGACCTGGAAAGCGCCGGCCTGCGCCAGATCGAGCAGGAGCTTCGCGCCACCAAGGAGCGCCTGCAGACCACCACCGAGGAGCTGGAATCCTCCAACGAGGAGCTGAAGTCGGGCAACGAGGAGCTGTCCTCGATGAACGAGGAGCTGCAGTCCGCCAACGAGGAGCTCGAGACCTCCAAGGAGGAACTGCAGTCGATCAACGAGGAGCTGCAGACCGTCAACGCCGAGCTCAACGCACGCGTCGACGAGCTAAGCCGGGCGAACTCCGACGTCGCCAACCTGCTGGAGAGCACGCAGATAGCCACCATCTTTCTCGACCGCAACCTATCGGTGAAGAACTTCACCCCCGCGGCCAAGGATCTCTTCCGCCTGGTCGAGAGCGACACGGGCCGGCCGATCACGCATGTGCGCGCCCGCTTCGAGCTCGACTCGGTGCAGGAGGACGCCGAGCGCGTGATGCGCACACTGGCGACCATCGAGCGGCAGGTCCAGAGCACCCACAACGACACGCGCTACGTGATGCGGATGATGCCCTATCGAACCGTCGACAACGTCATCGGCGGCGTGGTGATCACCTTCATGGACGTCACCAGAATCACCGCCGCCGAGGCGCGCATCGGCGAGCTCACCACCGACCTTCGCAATCGGGTGCAGAGCCTTGAGACCCTGCTCAACCTGCTGCCGGTCGGCATCCTGATCATGGAGGACAACCGCAGCGAGCGCGTGCGCGTCAACCGCTACGGCGCCCACCTGCTGGGCCAGAATGGCGAGGACTTCGAGGCCGGCGGGCCGCGGCCGGTGACGACGGCGCTGCGTGTGTTCGAGGGCGACCGCGAGCTGAGGCCCGCCGAGCATCCGCTGCAGCGCGCGGCGCAATCGGGCCAGGCGGTGCCCGGCTTCGAGGGCCACCTGGTGCGCGCCGACGGCAGCCGGGTCGACGTCATGATGTCGGCGACTCCGCTGTTCGGCGAGGCCGGCCAGGTGCGCGGCGGAATCGCCGCGCTCGTCGACATCTCGGAGCGCAAGGCGGCGGAGGCGCATCAGCGAGTACTGCTCTACGAGCTGCAGCACCGGGTGAAGAACATCATCACCACGATCGGCGCGCTCGCCTCGCGCATGATGAAGAGCAGCGAGTCGCTGACCGATTTCTCGGAAGCCTTCCTCGGCCGGCTGCGCGCGATGGCGTCGACGCACGACCTGCTGTCGCGCACCAACTGGACCGGCGCCAGCCTGCGCGCGGTGATCGGCACGGCGCTGCAAGGCCATGTCGAGAAGGACAGCGCCGATGTCGCCTTGCACGGCACCGATCTGCGCCTGACGCCCGGCGCGGCCGCGACCTTGGGCATGGTGTTCTACGAACTGGCGACCAACGCGGCCAAGTACGGCAGCCTGTCGAAGAACGGCGGTCGCGTCGATGTCGCGTGGCGCCCGGTCGACGCGAATGGCAGCATGACGCTCAGCTGGACGGAAAGCGATGGGCCGCCTGTGAACGGCCCGCTGGTCGACGGCTTCGGCACGGTTTTCGTGAAGCGCAGTGTCGAATTCGAGCTTCAGGGCACGGCGAGCATGGAGCCTTCCAGCACCGGTGTGCGTTGGAGCATCGAGTTTCCCGCCAAGGGCAACATCCAGGGCAACTGA
- a CDS encoding helix-turn-helix domain-containing protein, which produces MNTSAPHLVPRSVRPAVPRVLVVEDNHLAAEGICDLVRDHGFEVAAMVGTLDKALAAARHGALDGAVLDINLHGVNSFPVCSLLQQRGIPFLFVTGYPDTALPPELRASDLLAKPVEPSTFRLALDTMIAGTSTRTGNLLLDTLPLADRLELTPLLKPVALIPGRLIDSRQHRSASVVFPTGGLVSLTGEALGRTIEIGLTGFEGATGLTSLLGTPPAFDARVDVEGSGYRLDARLLERRLLASDAFGRHMLAYSHALLAQVTQSAIAHGHGTVAQRVARRLLMAQDRLRASRLVMTHESLALALGVRRASVTIALQVLEGEGFIRATRKSVQIVDRDRLVRSVEGIYQPLPAEISGASPRAAE; this is translated from the coding sequence GTGAACACGTCCGCTCCGCACCTTGTCCCGCGGTCGGTTCGGCCTGCGGTACCCCGCGTCCTGGTCGTCGAGGACAACCACCTGGCGGCCGAAGGCATTTGCGACCTCGTGCGCGACCACGGATTCGAGGTCGCCGCCATGGTCGGCACCCTGGACAAAGCGCTGGCCGCGGCGCGCCACGGCGCGCTCGATGGGGCAGTGCTGGACATCAACCTGCACGGCGTTAACAGCTTCCCGGTCTGCTCGCTGCTGCAACAGCGCGGCATCCCCTTCCTCTTCGTCACCGGCTACCCCGATACCGCGCTGCCGCCGGAGCTGCGCGCCAGCGACCTCCTGGCCAAGCCGGTCGAGCCGTCGACGTTCCGCCTGGCGCTCGACACGATGATCGCCGGAACCTCGACACGCACCGGCAACCTTCTGCTCGACACTCTGCCGCTGGCCGACCGGCTGGAGCTGACGCCCCTGCTGAAGCCGGTGGCGCTGATCCCCGGCCGGCTGATCGATTCGCGCCAGCACCGCAGCGCCTCGGTCGTCTTCCCCACCGGAGGACTGGTTTCGCTGACCGGGGAGGCGCTGGGCCGTACGATCGAAATCGGCCTGACCGGCTTCGAAGGCGCCACCGGCCTGACGTCGCTGCTCGGCACGCCGCCGGCCTTCGATGCGCGGGTCGACGTCGAGGGCAGTGGCTATCGCCTCGATGCGCGGCTTCTCGAGCGACGCCTGCTGGCCAGCGACGCGTTCGGCCGGCACATGCTGGCGTACAGCCACGCGCTGCTCGCCCAAGTCACGCAATCGGCGATCGCCCACGGCCACGGCACGGTCGCGCAGCGCGTGGCGCGCCGTCTGCTGATGGCCCAGGACCGCCTGCGCGCGTCGCGGCTGGTGATGACCCACGAGTCGCTGGCATTGGCCCTGGGCGTGCGTCGCGCCAGCGTCACCATTGCCCTGCAGGTGCTCGAGGGCGAAGGATTCATCCGGGCCACGCGCAAATCGGTGCAGATCGTCGATCGCGACCGCCTGGTCCGCTCGGTCGAGGGAATCTACCAGCCGCTGCCGGCGGAGATCAGCGGTGCGTCTCCCCGAGCCGCGGAGTGA